The window taaatttttcattttccagAATATCTTATCCACAACCAGTCATATATCTTTGCACCAAATACTTGCACACTACCAAAGTGAATGATTTTCACGTTAACCTGGTGTACAGCAGTTGCCTTTAAAAGACTGAATTCTTCTTTTGATCTTGAGAATTGGTTAAatttaagggacaaagtcgtccttttttcatgaattttgtttgatacgagatactatttacattgtttgacatgttgaaagatattgaatgaatgggtgaccatgcatatattcgaacccggttttagacaaatcaaatgaaaccatcacgaaaatgaattaatggtcatgaccattaattcattctcgCATTGGTTTCATGTCTCATGTCTAAAACCGgtatcgaatatatgcatggtcacccattcactcaatatctttcaacatgtcaaacaatataaatagtatctcgtatcaaacaaaattcatgaaaaatgggcgactttgtacCTTTAATCTAAATACCGTACATATTGACAATATCTCAAATTCAATTGACTGATACCTTCTAAGTTAAATGTAGGATTTGAATGATCAGTTCATGTAAAATCACAACTCTAGACAATCACCACTTTACAAATCACAACTCTAGACAATCACAACTCTAGACCAAAGACAGTAGAAAGAGGATCCTCTGACTCTAACCTTCCTTTGTTGTTAATCCTTTCTGATGCTATTTCCATATTTCTTTCTCTCAACAACAAGTCATCCACTCCTTCCTGTTGATCAGAGCTGCGacacaaaacaacaaacttGGCATCCCGCTTGCGCGCCCTACCTCTTATTTGAACCAAAGCCCTTACAGTGGATGGTGGATCCATGACAATGACTAAATCACATTCTGGCAAATCTAACCCTTCTTCTGCAACACTTGTCGCAACAATGATTGTACTTTTACTATCCCAGATCTTCCGGATGGTAGACCCTTGTTTATTTACAGACATGCCACCATCTTTGCTTCCGTTACCGTGGCCGACCAAACACACTGCTTTACAGTTGTTTTTACGGATGAGGGGAGACTGATTTAAAAATTCTGTGACTAAGACAGCAGTTCTACGCATTTGCACAAGAATTAGAGCAATACCTTCCTTCCAGTTCATGTGATCATCTAATTCACTCAACAATTGATACACAGCTGTTATTTCCTTATGTTCTCTTATGTCTCCCTTCAGCAACGTCTGCAATCTACTGCtcaaataaattttcattttatgagCTACTTCCAAACCTTTCCTCATTACACCCTTTAGCTGACTCATGGCAAACTCTAAACCAGTCTCCCTAAGTGACTCAAGTACTTCTCCAACTTCAAGGACATGATGTAAGAACTGATATTCTCTGTCATCATACTCGTACTCATGTTTCAATTCCTCAATGGCTTTAAGAAAATTCAGCAACTGTTCACCACTGATTTCATGATTCTCACTGAGATCTATGAAACCTTTGATGCCAGTTATTTTACGCAACTGTCGAAAGCATTCTAACAAGTATGATTCTAGTTCCTCATTTAGAACTTTTTCTTGTCTACCTAGCTGAACTCTCTTTGTTACAAGTTTTGCCTGTGTCTTGAATCGCATGAGGTCTTCTTTAGATTCGTGTACGCTGGCCAGTTTTGCATTGCCAAAGTTCTGAAGCAGTTCTCTCAACATGCGCTGAGTGCCCTCAACAGTTGGCTGGCCAGCTGGTGATGCTGTTAAACCAAGCAATATGGGTTGGTGAGTTCCGTTGAGGTGGTAATCTTCCAAGATAACATTGAAGGGGTGTCTTTTAATGCAATGATGGGCCTCATCAAACACAGCCAATGACAAATCTTCCCAACGTACAACACCGTCTTGCAACAAGTTAATGTAGTATGCTACAAGTGTGAAGGAACCAAAAAATGATTGAATTTCTGATAACTGAACAGTAAATACTAGAGATGAGAAATATGACAAAAGCGCTGAATAGTGCACCTTCAAACTGGTTATATATCTTGGCTATTTGAGTTATTcgtgaaaatctgaaaatttctATGCATCAGCCCTGCACGAGCATTTGTAATTGGTAAAATTATCTTTTATTTAGAGAATAAATAATTATctttaaaagtgtcaatttattctAGAGGATACACAGATGCTTAAAAGTATTCCTTTCTGAAACCATTGTAGTCCAGTCCATGTGTGTTGCTCTGGAACTCTGTGATTTCTCTGAGAAGTGTTCGGATTTGTTGATTGGTTGAAAGTAACACATGATGttatgcataaatttgcatataattcaTCAGCTGAATCTAATGGTGCAAACTCTCAGGAACAGAAGAATTAATACACATACCTGCTGTTGTGACcaaaatatgatgatgatgtaggGGTAATGATCCAGTATCTTGCTTTTCTCCACACAGTGCCGCAATCTGAATCCTTTCTTGATTTATCGTCAAATGAGACAACTCTTCCTGCAACACCTTGCTCTGCTGGATGACCAGCAGGACACGGTCCACCAAGAACACAACTTGTCTGAGTGGGTTCTGTTGTAGAACGTGGCTGATTACCATAGCTGATATCAGCGTCTTCCCAGTACCTATTGATAAGTTTGATATGAAACTGTGAACAACTTGACAAAGGAACACAGCATCTTTAGagatcattattatcatttcaaAATGCATTCCTTGACAGCTCAGCAATGTTGTGCAGCTAGTTGAATTATGAAGACTACAAGAactgacaaaaaaataaacaaatcactCCAGTTTACAAATAAAACTGAGCAAGAAAATGAATTCATGAAATCTTCTAGAAATGCATGCTAGTGAACAAATAACTGTTCTGAAAAACAGCAACTATTGGCATTTAGTGCAGCGAAATTATGTTTAACATGATATGTATTTACATCAAGTTAATTCTGCTAACTTTGGTATATTTGTGTTCactaaaaaactgcaaaaaattgatgactttGTGTCAAAGTGCTTGCATTTTACTAAAAACTTGCTTTTTATTGGTTTGGTTTCTTGATTTTTGGTGTGTGCTACAAATTTTGTCTCTGTAATCACTTTACTCTGGGTTaatgtgtctgtgtttgtaacAACTAACCATGTATaaatgaactttgacctgtTCTTAtgggtatgattgtgattattttctttgaaatttgtaaaaatacttGGGTGAAAATTGATACTGAGGTATTGgcactttatatattttttgctaGATTTTCTATTTCAGTCAGAAGCTATAATATTTTGACAGTTTCTGATAAATATTATTATCTTGCAAAGTCATGGTAATATGTGTCTGAACcataacttttttgaaaatttccttAAAGACTCCTTTATCCATTCTCTTACAGGGTAACATCAACGCAAAGTATGAGAtacaagaaacaaattacccataatgcaCTGATACTTGAGATTAAAAACAGCTATTATACCCTGTGCAtgggaaaaaattaatattttgattgTCACAAAAAAGCAGcttaaaaatttaatttactgGAGTGTCAACAGGTTTCAAGATGAGGCCACACAAGCAGCTGGACAGATTTTGTAatggtgaaatttcagtgtGCAAAAAAAATGGGACCCTACAGGTGCAATCTACCTAAACAGTACACTAACAAACGATATCATTGACAACAGATCAAAATAACATGACTTTAAATGATTTACTGTTATCCAGAGCAAATACAGTCATTGTGCTGTCAATTTAAACAGTGGTGTTGTTTGGTGGCTGTCACAGAGGCAAGATCAAAGTTCAACACAAGTACTGTACTTACCTGTTGGTAGGAATATAACAGAGTCTCTCTCTATGGCTTTCCTGTACAGCTCCATTTGGTAACTTCTTGGTGTTTTTGCTATTAGCTTTTTAAGCTTTCTGATATCTTTGCTGACAGTAATTGCCGGAAGTGATTTCTCCGGGGCTTTCTTTCCCTTGGCTTCGTtgcttttgtgtctgacactgCTGAGGTGATCGGCAGCTTGGGTTTGTGATGACAAGAATACTTTGCAATACTTGCAGTATTCATTTTCTGTTAAATCACTGATCATATCCTGTCTTGCtttattttgtctgtgttttttcCCATAGAAGTGATCACGCATGTGTCTGTATGACGTGAAAGTGGAGATGCCGCATAATTCACATGATACATCCCTGTAATTAAAATCTAACTCATCCTCATCGAATTCAGAATCCGACTGACTTCCACTTGACCCCTCCTCCGCTGCACCTTTCCTGGCCATCTCCATATGTTTTGGACTCTGCTCATGAATCTTTAGTTGTTGGCGAGTGTTACAGGTGATGTGACACACAAAACAGTAAGACCCTGGTAGTCGGTTCTTCGATGCCAGCCTAActgtttcttctttctttttgtgTTTAGTGCCAGTGTAGTGCTGGTTTGCAGATTCAGGGCCAGTAAAAGACACCTTGCAGATTTCACAGAAGCTCTCATCGTACTCTACTGGGATGGAATTCTCTAGGACTGAAGATTGGATTCCTGAGTCCCTCATTGaatgtatttttgtcaacacacttgctGCCATTCCCGGCCTTTTGTCAAATGCTGTTGCCTTGGATACACTTCTTAGATCATCGGCATCTTTAGGTGTAGCTGATGGAACAAATCTCACCGACTCTGCCTTCTTCTGATGCTTTGCACTGCTGTAGTGTTGGGCTGCTGGTGCCGGTCCGGTAAAATGGACACCACAGATCTCGCAGAAAAAATTGCTACGAGTTGCTGTTTTATGTTCCGATGTGTCAATTTCCACGTTTTTCTCAAAGCGCGGCACACTATCAACGTAT of the Ptychodera flava strain L36383 chromosome 20, AS_Pfla_20210202, whole genome shotgun sequence genome contains:
- the LOC139119790 gene encoding uncharacterized protein; translation: MNSSIIRCEICQVDVSGTGNYEQHLRGKAHAKMKLRKGHITTPTVPARTVTDFDRTYVDSVPRFEKNVEIDTSEHKTATRSNFFCEICGVHFTGPAPAAQHYSSAKHQKKAESVRFVPSATPKDADDLRSVSKATAFDKRPGMAASVLTKIHSMRDSGIQSSVLENSIPVEYDESFCEICKVSFTGPESANQHYTGTKHKKKEETVRLASKNRLPGSYCFVCHITCNTRQQLKIHEQSPKHMEMARKGAAEEGSSGSQSDSEFDEDELDFNYRDVSCELCGISTFTSYRHMRDHFYGKKHRQNKARQDMISDLTENEYCKYCKVFLSSQTQAADHLSSVRHKSNEAKGKKAPEKSLPAITVSKDIRKLKKLIAKTPRSYQMELYRKAIERDSVIFLPTGTGKTLISAMVISHVLQQNPLRQVVFLVDRVLLVIQQSKVLQEELSHLTINQERIQIAALCGEKQDTGSLPLHHHHILVTTAAYYINLLQDGVVRWEDLSLAVFDEAHHCIKRHPFNVILEDYHLNGTHQPILLGLTASPAGQPTVEGTQRMLRELLQNFGNAKLASVHESKEDLMRFKTQAKLVTKRVQLGRQEKVLNEELESYLLECFRQLRKITGIKGFIDLSENHEISGEQLLNFLKAIEELKHEYEYDDREYQFLHHVLEVGEVLESLRETGLEFAMSQLKGVMRKGLEVAHKMKIYLSSRLQTLLKGDIREHKEITAVYQLLSELDDHMNWKEGIALILVQMRRTAVLVTEFLNQSPLIRKNNCKAVCLVGHGNGSKDGGMSVNKQGSTIRKIWDSKSTIIVATSVAEEGLDLPECDLVIVMDPPSTVRALVQIRGRARKRDAKFVVLCRSSDQQEGVDDLLLRERNMEIASERINNKGRLESEDPLSTVFGLEL